Proteins co-encoded in one Fusarium musae strain F31 chromosome 3, whole genome shotgun sequence genomic window:
- a CDS encoding hypothetical protein (EggNog:ENOG41) — MDKLLLKEGFGDEVITNDQTARAKAVSSLIEQELALAKEERKSGSKPTDPKVAKETLDTILTEYRQKQAEMERTKNNSFEDPFLSEQWVARAQRLEDEYARKYGVSVDNSGRRVSWAKRQGLAKKENSLLGAVESDKEAQFFSQIATMRRGGQ; from the exons ATGGACAAATTGCTACTTAAGGAAGGCTTTGGGGATGAAGTT ATCACAAACGACCAGACGGCTCGCGCTAAAGCAGTGAGCAGTCTTATTGAACAAGAACTTGCACTGGCCaaggaagaaaggaagagcGGCTCGAAGCCAACTGATCCTAAAGTAGCAAAGGAGACTTTGGATACAATCCTAACAGAATATCGCCAAAAGCAGGCCGAAATGGAACGAACGAAAAACAATTCATTTGAAGACCCGTTCTTGTCTGAACAATGGGTCGCAAGGGCACAAAGGTTGGAAGATGAATATGCCAGGAAGTATGGAGTCAGTGTGGACAACAGTGGTAGACGTGTCTCGTGGGCAAAGAGGCAAGGGCTGGCCAAGAAAGAGAATTCTCTGTTAGGAGCGGTGGAATCTGATAAAGAAGCTCAATTCTTCAGTCAAATTGCGACCATGCGAAGAGGTGGCCAATAG
- a CDS encoding hypothetical protein (EggNog:ENOG41) — MDENIGPRPSGSHGSMPPTTASNLLANFLPYEPISRSTSPGIPYLKTDEDDKKRYRPRTFAYFSQLPFEVEEEAQRDAALQGILKQLYIAIKAEDFSPGALHWTKELQGWLNLKFEMTREQRAKLTKLYYSLALAPGLDATASDRFLRMVLTLTRKNHYLKPGEDLVLEWRPLWNEIKAWLLPSEVAAHQSNRKRSAKQLMKLCTHVHTYFDPSERRAMLEEFLPFFSVNELPNAYIVVGVLNALLPSHPAPINEPQSQPADVFPTLFHLWSIINRSKAFDIFFVDLLSRISRDHIACSYVPFGSHGIFSKDQSDLIFTAILRLTQIPVGQANSPYTPLDYLSGAGIYVEKDKKKYPVAYMISRLIVSSLSPACMKEDDSIISHLEGLMESIDTFFHPSNQGSWTTMLGQLTLYLTEAFVSRWNREQSGELDLPEDRKINDALKKRFVMALKEVTFMGLFSKSSRVSYYYYSALQGLAYLEPDLVLPGALQRFYPSLQGLVEVHRTTSSLNGLQMIANIMSKHKGYRCHITALLALALPGIDANDLNKTQYTLNFIQSVAYSIPMVPLVKEGEGHIQLAMEWVQGQMDRMEREGQNVKFDYKNELSDEDEASILRSSTTGFGEFILTLLGKVFTLLENLPDANQVRGGTPEDNVINALPAALSPLFASLSPELFDMALEKVATFVSSHVVHQARDAMAWILNALCKVNPEKTLKVFIPMLVVNIRNEIDYNNAASDRSSGTDYLPRDRALVWYVSMLAMAVVHVGSEVLKYKDELLGIAEYMQEKCRGLPTILVSNYIHHLLLNLTHTYPIDHALYEPEVIERGLDVDDWGKTTAPADLSIRWHQPSPAEIEFAVELFASQTKSAKDQLESLMSDNPPVSRTGKNKEWSDEVSRLMQQIRLVTSGMATMFDPERAAGIMTGNTEEDHDVAREDDDEMMIDEDPLAEVAEDEELRPQFRYKAGYALKSSDPAYSRIHDLRDELGHLLTKTHSFLNENQEDDVNSFTALYAAYRTWITDVGIERSAHPLERHVRLYKSDIAAFKIKGLRKVYPRPLLIKRAEAYQLLRRKHNASSRQKSELDKQLLLDLAESSLSLYADVRRVAQSAQDSSLKSLIGGKPLVIPVILERLRKALETNDHDRIKGGMYTLLFTSLLRTLLRDWRFAPEAMRLYIETAGIDKPSIQNLGSSALYTLIDFGKPFERMIIVNDEIVDSIKPAADVAAAIDSRHQFILQRRERVETSKSSLGLELTERAKGAHWKIATRCAIFATNLCLRFHSLAPPEFIDLVAQGTNDPHPGLRGYYLSAFTSLFTAVDMRAVYGHDYRNYLVEKEVGDRNRIQVAVEKGDAEFTHNFLEAFKQPEGAEYMVDADHPGWLVWGKKFTAYRAKPLPFNAYDDVETAVRDQMGRILNREWLSQCFDYLKQEPRDASTDRFRMSNVYLLMHVFDLMHYGKTLVTLDDVKELVKEVFGDGNDKHQHRATSEIMGALLAGSSDDPPEIRNRVWEYAAPFMLNIFADDLTPDNLQYWLTCLHLVLDSKDPRRSHEIVDTLRAFRLDMTSNAAFKESSKVQLLEFIVADGGWHFRHDQAILDDFLAHIDHPYKAVREAMGRVLSVIYKTRYHESFENVSKLLEQNKAASPTGIRPYQPTEEFSATIKDVFQRLEKWRHERTPGQQTPSSYTSGSKTVLMWLDCTLSSHECTQLVPFFPTPFMEELLHMMDVKEDPELMRLAYHVYRHLPNIPFRDGEDTEFIDALIRIGKTSSSWHQRLRALVNMQVIYFRRIFLTRGAQREALFTAVSDMLCDTQLEVRSCASTTLAGMIRCSPRRIRDPTIARLKARFEDELERNPMPKRNRHLAGTDTPVDIHKQITRRHAAILGLGALIEAFPYATPPPEWMPEVLAMLARKAAADPGVVGKATKTILSEFKKTRQDSWTVDQKVDPLLMI, encoded by the exons ATGGATGAGAACATTGGTCCTCGCCCCTCGGGTTCTCATGGTTCTATGCCGCCTACAACTGCATCTAACCTACTAGCAAACTTCCTCCCATACGAACCCATCTCACGATCCACGTCCCCGGGTATTCCTTACCTCAAGAccgatgaagacgacaagAAACGATATCGGCCTCGAACCTTTGCATACTTCTCGCAGCTCCCATTCgaagtcgaagaagaagctcaacgcGATGCTGCTCTGCAGGGTATCCTTAAGCAACTATACATTGCCATTAAAGCCGAAGACTTCTCCCCCGGAGCTCTCCATTGGACGAAAGAACTCCAGGGATGGCTCAATCTCAAGTTTGAGATGACGAGAGAGCAGAGAGCAAAGCTAactaaactttattattccCTTGCATTGGCTCCCGGCTTAGATGCAACCGCCTCGGACCGCTTCTTGCGCATGGTCCTCACTCTGACGAG GAAGAATCATTATTTGAAGCCAGGAGAAGATCTCGTTCTTGAATGGAGGCCATTGTGGAACGAAATCAAAGCATGGCTTCTTCCCTCGGAAGTAGCAGCGCACCAGAGCAACCGCAAGCGTTCCGCTAAAcagttgatgaagctgtgCACACATGTCCACACGTATTTCGATCCTTCCGAACGCCGAGCGATGCTGGAAGAGTTCTTGCCATTCTTCAGTGTTAATGAGCTGCCGAACGCCTACATCGTAGTAGGAGTTCTGAACGCCTTGCTGCCAAGCCACCCCGCTCCCATCAACGAACCTCAGTCTCAACCAGCCGATGTCTTCCCCACGCTCTTCCACTTGTGGTCTATCATCAATCGGTCTAAGGCATTCGATATCTTTTTCGTTGACCTGCTGTCTCGAATTTCTCGAGACCATATAGCTTGCTCCTATGTCCCATTTGGAAGCCATGGCATCTTTTCAAAGGATCAATCCGACCTCATTTTCACAGCCATTCTCAGACTCACACAAATTCCTGTGGGTCAAGCCAATTCTCCGTATACTCCTCTAGACTATCTTTCAGGGGCAGGTATTTATGTtgagaaagacaagaagaagtatCCAGTGGCCTATATGATATCCCGCTTGATCGTGAGCTCTTTGTCCCCGGCTTGCATGAAGGAAGATGATTCTATCATCTCACACTTGGAAGGCCTTATGGAGTCGATTGATACCTTCTTTCACCCGTCCAACCAAGGCTCATGGACCACCATGCTTGGTCAGTTGACCCTCTATCTCACTGAGGCGTTCGTCTCCCGATGGAATCGCGAGCAGAGCGGTGAGCTGGATCTCCCCGAAGATCGCAAAATCAACGATGCGTTGAAAAAGCGGTTTGTGATGGCACTCAAAGAAGTGACATTCATGGGTCTTTTCTCCAAAAGCAGCCGTGTGTCGTACTATTACTACAGCGCCTTGCAAGGGCTTGCATATCTCGAACCGGACCTGGTTCTGCCCGGTGCATTGCAGCGTTTCTACCCTAGTCTTCAAGGACTTGTGGAGGTACACAGAACCACCTCCAGTCTGAATGGATTACAGATGATTGCCAACATCATGTCCAAGCATAAGGGTTATAGATGTCACATCACCGctcttttggctttggctctCCCCGGCATCGACGCCAATGATCTCAACAAGACCCAATACACGCTCAACTTCATTCAAAGTGTCGCGTATAGCATTCCTATGGTACCATTGGTCAAGGAAGGGGAAGGCCATATCCAACTAGCCATGGAGTGGGTCCAAGGCCAAATGGATCGCATGGAGCGCGAAGGCCAGAATGTGAAGTTTGACTATAAAAACGAGCTcagcgacgaagacgaggccAGTATTTTGAGATCGTCGACCACTGGCTTTGGCGAGTTCATCTTGACACTTCTTGGGAAAGTGTTCACTCTCCTTGAGAATTTGCCTGACGCAAACCAAGTTCGTGGCGGAACTCCGGAAGACAATGTTATCAACGCTCTACCAGCTGCGTTATCGCCCCTGTTTGCATCTTTGTCGCCAGAACTTTTCGACATGGCTCTGGAGAAGGTGGCAACGTTTGTTTCAAGCCACGTGGTCCATCAAGCACGAGATGCAATGGCATGGATCTTGAATGCGCTCTGCAAGGTCAACCCAGAGAAAACTCTCAAGGTCTTCATTCCCATGCTTGTTGTAAATATCCGCAACGAGATTGACTATAACAACGCCGCGTCCGATCGAAGTAGCGGAACGGATTATTTGCCTCGAGATCGAGCATTGGTGTGGTATGTCAGCATGCTTGCGATGGCGGTTGTTCATGTCGGAAGTGAGGTCTTAAAATACAAAGATGAGCTCCTGGGCATAGCGGAATACATGCAAGAGAAATGTCGTGGTCTGCCCACCATTCTGGTCTCCAATTACATCCATCATCTCTTGCTCAACTTGACGCACACCTATCCCATCGACCACGCTCTATATGAGCCCGAGGTTATCGAACGTGGtctcgatgtcgatgatTGGGGAAAGACAACTGCCCCAGCCGATCTCAGTATTCGGTGGCACCAGCCATCTCCTGCCGAGATCGAATTCGCCGTTGAACTCTTTGCTTCTCAAACAAAGTCTGCAAAAGATCAGTTGGAATCACTCATGAGCGACAACCCACCAGTGAGTCGTACTGGCAAGAACAAGGAGTGGTCAGACGAGGTTTCTCGGCTCATGCAGCAAATCCGCCTGGTCACGTCAGGCATGGCCACCATGTTCGACCCTGAGCGTGCCGCGGGTATCATGACCGGAAATACAGAGGAAGACCACGACGTTGCgcgtgaagatgatgacgaaatgatgattgatgaagaCCCTCTTGCTGAGGTtgccgaggacgaggaacTCCGACCTCAGTTCCGCTACAAGGCAGGCTATGCCCTCAAATCCAGTGACCCTGCTTATAGCAGAATCCACGATCTACGAGATGAGCTAGGTCATCTGCTGACCAAAACGCACTCTTTCCTGAACGAGAAtcaggaagatgatgtgAATTCATTCACTGCCCTGTACGCCGCCTATCGTACCTGGATTACTGATGTTGGCATTGAGCGCTCCGCTCATCCCCTGGAGAGGCACGTTCGACTATACAAATCTGACATTGCCgccttcaagatcaagggcTTGAGGAAGGTTTATCCTCgacctcttctcatcaagcgTGCTGAGGCGTATCAGCTTTTGCGACGAAAACATAACGCCTCATCGCGGCAGAAGAGCGAGCTTGACAAACAGCTgctgcttgatcttgctgaATCGAGTCTTTCGCTTTATGCTGATGTACGACGGGTTGCACAGAGCGCTCAGGACTCATCTTTGAAGTCACTTATTGGCGGTAAGCCGTTGGTGATTCCTGTTATTCTTGAGCGCCTCAGAAAAGCACTTGAAACGAACGACCATGACCGAATCAAGGGAGGCATGTACACTCTATTGTTCACGTCTCTTTTGAGAACTCTCCTCAGGGATTGGCGCTTCGCCCCTGAAGCTATGCGATTGTATATCGAGACTGCGGGTATTGACAAGCCTTCCATTCAAAACCTGGGCTCGTCAGCGTTATACACTCTAATTGACTTTGGCAAGCCCTTTGAGCGCATGATCATCGTCAATGATGAAATTGTGGATTCAATCAAACCTGCTGCTGATGTCGCTGCAGCTATTGATAGTCGCCATCAATTTATTCTGCAACGTAGAGAGAGAGTCGAGACGTCCAAGTCTTCACTGGGTTTGGAATTGACGGAGCGTGCCAAGGGCGCCCATTGGAAGATCGCAACTCGATGTGCAATCTTTGCCACGAACCTGTGTCTGCGATTCCACAGCTTAGCGCCCCCCGAGTTTATCGATCTCGTTGCTCAGGGTACCAATGACCCTCATCCCGGGCTTCGTGGCTACTATCTAAGCGCTTTTACATCGCTCTTCACAGCTGTCGATATGCGAGCCGTTTATGGCCATGACTACCGCAATTATCTCGTTGAGAAGGAAGTTGGGGACCGAAATCGCATCCAAGTTGCTGTCGAAAAAGGTGACGCTGAATTTACTCACAATTTCCTTGAGGCTTTCAAGCAGCCCGAAGGGGCTGAGTATATGGTGGACGCTGATCACCCTGGCTGGCTAGTATGGGGCAAGAAGTTTACAGCTTACCGAGCGAAGCCTCTCCCTTTCAATGCATACGATGATGTCGAAACTGCCGTGCGAGATCAGATGGGCCGCATCTTGAATCGCGAGTGGCTATCCCAATGCTTTGACTATCTGAAGCAAGAACCGCGAGATGCGTCGACCGATAGATTCCGCATGAGCAATGTCTACCTATTGATGCACGTTTTTGACCTGATGCACTATGGCAAAACATTAGTCACACTGGATGACGTCAAGGAGCTGGTAAAGGAGgtctttggtgatggcaacgacaagcatcagcatcgaGCGACCTCGGAAATCATGGGCGCTTTGCTCGCGGGCTCGAGTGATGACCCCCCAGAAATCCGAAATCGCGTTTGGGAGTATGCTGCGCCGTTCATGCTCAATATTTTTGCGGATGACCTGACACCTGACAACTTGCAATACTGGCTCACTTGCCTTCACCTCGTTCTTGACTCCAAAGACCCACGTCGATCGCACGAGATTGTAGATACTCTCAGAGCGTTCCGACTTGACATGACATCAAACGCCGCTTTCAAAGAATCATCCAAAGTTCAACTTCTGGAGTTCATTGTTGCGGACGGTGGTTGGCACTTCCGACATGACCAAGCAATTCTTGATGACTTCCTCGCCCACATCGATCACCCCTACAAGGCAGTACGTGAGGCTATGGGTCGCGTGTTATCAGTCATCTATAAGACTCGATACCACGAGTCATTCGAGAATGTCAGCAAGCTGTTAGAACAAAATAAGGCTGCCTCGCCAACAGGCATCAGGCCCTATCAACCAACGGAAGAGTTTTCAGCCACCATCAAAGACGTCTTCCAGCGACTCGAGAAATGGCGACACGAGAGAACACCCGGTCAGCAGACCCCGAGTTCTTATACCTCGGGCTCCAAAACCGTTCTTATGTGGCTCGATTGTACACTATCATCTCACGAGTGTACTCAGCTCGTGCCTTTCTTCCCCACCCCCTTTATGGAAGAACTACTACACATGATGGATGTCAAGGAAGACCCGGAGCTCATGAGGCTTGCCTATCACGTATACCGCCATTTGCCCAATATTCCTTTCCGGGATGGTGAGGACACAGAATTCATCGATGCACTCATCCGCATCGGAAAGACGTCGAGCAGCTGGCACCAGCGGCTTCGAGCCCTGGTCAACATGCAGGTCATCTACTTTAGACGTATTTTCCTCACGCGAGGCGCCCAAAGAGAAGCGCTTTTTACAGCTGTGTCTGACATGCTGTGCGATACACAGCTCGAGGTGCGTTCCTGTGCATCTACCACGCTAGCAGGCATGATACGCTGCTCCCCTCGCCGTATCCGTGACCCTACAATTGCACGTCTCAAGGCCCGCTTTGAAGATGAATTGGAACGCAACCCCATGCCGAAGCGAAACCGCCATCTTGCTGGAACAGATACCCCAGTTGATATCCACAAGCAAATCACCAGACGTCATGCTGCAATCCTTGGGCTGGGAGCATTAATCGAGGCGTTTCCTTATGCAACCCCTCCACCAGAATGGATGCCTGAAGTACTAGCAATGCTAGCAcgcaaggctgctgctgaccCTGGAGTTGTCGGCAAAGCGACAAAGACAATTCTTAGCGAATTCAAGAAGACGCGACAGGATAGTTGGACAGTTGATCAAAAGGTAGACCCCCTTCTGATGATATAG
- a CDS encoding hypothetical protein (EggNog:ENOG41): MGKKSTKAPAPKNDAASTPPPGQLMDLVENFLSDHSFKGAADAFKKQREKKGWKAAAATDEEGNPSLVSVYQTWEATQGDDGSKSSKKKSSKKDSSSSAGSDSSSGSSDAQEEDVDMKDAESSSDSDSDSDSSSDSDSDEDAAKPKASNTLKRKAPVDDSSSDSSSDSDSDSSSSDSDSESDKPKAKKQKRAASSSSSSDSSSSSSESSDSSDSSDSSDSDSSSDSDDESAKSDSGSSSSDSSSDSSSDSDSSDSDDEAAAKVPLPDSDSSSSDSDSDSSDSESDAKETKKDKKIKKEKEVKDSSDSSVTLDKTSPEFQSNSTYPPLPPDPVMNGNGRKKQNEPFSRIPKNIKVDPKFASNEYVSIAYSQKAHEDLIVTKGKGFTKEKNKKKRGSYRGGAIDIHDKKGIYFDD; the protein is encoded by the coding sequence ATGGGCAAGAAGAGCACAAAGGCCCCTGCGCCCAAGAACGATGCCGCATCCACGCCTCCCCCGGGTCAGCTAATGGACTTGGTAGAGAATTTCCTCTCTGACCATTCTTTCAAGGGCGCTGCCGATGCCTTCAAGAAgcagagagagaagaagggctGGAAGGCGGCTGCTGCCACCGACGAAGAGGGTAATCCTTCCCTTGTCAGTGTTTACCAGACTTGGGAGGCTACCCAGGGCGATGATGGTAGCAAATCTAGCAAGAAAAAGTCCTCTAAGAAAGATTCCAGCAGCTCTGCTGGCAGCGACTCTAGCTCTGGTTCAAGCGACGCCCAGGAAGAAGATGTGGATATGAAGGACGCCGAGTCGTCCTCggacagcgacagcgacagcgacagcagCTCCGATagcgacagcgacgaggATGCTGCTAAGCCCAAGGCCTCTAACACTCTGAAGCGAAAAGCTCCCGTCGACGACAGCTCCTCTGATTCATCTTCAGACTCTGATTCTGACTCGAGCTCCTCCGATTCAGATTCGGAATCGGATAagcccaaggccaagaagcagaagcgcGCTGCTTCCTCGAGCTCCTCCAGcgactcttcttcctcgtccagCGAATCTTCCGACTCAAGCGACTCCTCCGATTCTAGCGACAGTGATTCGAGCAGCGACTCGGACGACGAGAGCGCCAAATCGGACTCTGGCTCTTCTAGCTCCGATTCAAGCTCAGATTCGAGTTCAGATTCCGACTCCAGCGACTCAGACGACGAGGCTGCTGCCAAGGTGCCACTTCCCGACTCCGACAGCTCCTCTTCGGACTCCGACTCCGACTCCAGCGACTCTGAGTCTGATGCAAAGGAGActaagaaggacaagaagatcaagaaggagaaagaagttaAGGACTCTTCCGACTCTTCTGTCACGCTAGACAAGACTTCGCCCGAGTTCCAGTCAAACTCTACTTACCCACCTCTTCCCCCGGACCCCGTTATGAACGGTAACGGACGCAAGAAGCAGAATGAGCCCTTCTCCCGCAttcccaagaacatcaaggttGACCCCAAGTTCGCTTCCAACGAATACGTCTCTATCGCCTATTCCCAAAAAGCTCACGAGGATCTGATTGTtaccaagggcaagggctttacaaaggagaagaacaagaagaagaggggcaGCTACCGCGGTGGTGCCATCGACATCCACGATAAGAAGGGCATCTACTTCGATGATTAA
- a CDS encoding hypothetical protein (EggNog:ENOG41), with translation MFLHAGASLHGHEYSTNRQTQAPQGALPFLRSALRRRSDADKTTRPLSADVTSLTQPRPMSYHEKLPPVTTVTPVRRTSRPRPKSEYMPRRDLSVRFREPETDDDLPPSEVQSEDEGSAACSDISDLSDSSTAPRRRRRKRTFRKSTQFLLAHPAPRPGARQRRLVHRPRLLLQLQEVGEKRPIPAFDVVPSSLITGSQIVARMAKRCPRLFHTKPTLGINDLLIVRSEDYGTPASPASLDTEDSLDQRDVVAVISPLPQMGDESAEIVMEDGSTWESSLMANGSYEFIGVDERGRISTARWVKKTSTPTSPMPKNTGEQTPPPSPLPAEVKWTFSMIHPDTRRHPIMGSLMSNTLDVFDTYNTMSTSSGRYPPTRNTPLDSKLASDWVVSNPPEIQSRLTKVVPEDIKLLMVATASWVNIRQSGLPGSGICRTPSTLQKRTLSNCGGPQRAQTFPARPSLSLVNPSHQLPHVNMSPASSSLDSCTSDMPARRRSVSYNAGFVKRFVTPRVSEDGRPPLETLDIKSDRPPTRRVSISVRNFADKIFRRRSNSHAQAEDIYGHKFEY, from the coding sequence ATGTTTCTGCATGCTGGTGCTAGCCTTCACGGCCACGAGTACTCGACAAATCGACAGACACAAGCGCCCCAAGGAGCATTGCCCTTCCTCCGATCAGCGCTTCGACGCCGGTCAGATGCTGATAAAACAACAAGGCCATTATCAGCAGACGTCACTTCCTTAACACAACCCCGACCAATGTCATACCATGAGAAACTCCCGCCTGTGACTACAGTGACGCCTGTGCGACGGACCTCTCGCCCTAGGCCCAAGTCAGAGTACATGCCTCGGCGAGATCTGTCGGTTCGCTTTCGTGAACCGGAGACTGATGACGACTTGCCTCCGTCAGAGGTTCAGAGCGAAGACGAAGGCTCTGCTGCCTGCTCAGATATAAGTGACCTAAGCGATTCATCCACGGCACctcgaagaaggagaaggaagcgCACCTTCAGAAAATCTACACAATTTCTCCTCGCACACCCAGCACCTAGACCAGGAGCCAGACAACGCCGATTGGTTCATCGCCCACGACTGCTCCTTCAATTACAAGAAGTCGGCGAGAAGCGCCCAATACCCGCATTTGATGTAGTACCGTCCAGCCTCATTACAGGCTCGCAGATTGTAGCTCGTATGGCCAAGCGTTGCCCTCGCCTGTTCCATACAAAGCCAACCCTAGGCATAAATGATCTTCTTATTGTTCGCAGTGAGGACTATGGCACCCCCGCATCGCCAGCATCTCTCGATACCGAAGACTCCCTTGACCAAAGGGATGTCGTTGCAGTTATTAGCCCACTTCCCCAAATGGGTGACGAGTCCGCTGAAATCGTGATGGAAGATGGATCGACCTGGGAGTCAAGTTTGATGGCTAATGGATCATATGAGTTCATTGGAGTTGACGAACGAGGACGAATCAGTACGGCGCGATGGGTCAAGAAGACTTCAACGCCAACATCCCCCATGCCTAAGAATACTGGAGAACAAACACCACCACCGAGCCCATTACCTGCGGAAGTCAAGTGGACATTCAGTATGATACACCCCGACACAAGGCGGCACCCAATCATGGGTTCCCTCATGTCAAATACGCTGGACGTCTTTGACACTTATAATACCATGTCGACCTCAAGCGGTCGTTATCCTCCAACTCGAAACACACCACTAGATTCTAAGCTTGCCAGCGACTGGGTCGTCTCGAACCCACCTGAAATTCAGTCACGATTGACGAAAGTGGTCCCAGAAGACATCAAACTTCTGATGGTTGCAACTGCATCGTGGGTCAACATTAGACAAAGTGGATTGCCTGGATCGGGTATCTGCAGGACACCATCGACGTTGCAAAAACGCACACTTAGTAACTGTGGTGGTCCGCAGAGAGCGCAGACATTCCCTGCTCGCCCAAGCCTATCCCTTGTTAATCCTTCACATCAACTACCACATGTCAACATGAGTCCGGCAAGTAGTTCTTTGGACAGTTGCACATCGGACATGCCCGCACGTCGAAGGTCGGTGTCCTACAATGCCGGGTTTGTCAAGCGGTTTGTGACGCCGCGTGTCAGCGAGGATGGAAGACCTCCGCTAGAGACCCTCGATATCAAGTCAGACAGGCCACCGACAAGACGTGTGAGCATTAGTGTGAGGAATTTCGCAGACAAGATTTTCCGCCGGAGAAGCAACTCCCATGCGCAGGCTGAAGATATATATGGACACAAGTTCGAATATTGA